From the Natrarchaeobaculum aegyptiacum genome, one window contains:
- a CDS encoding V-type ATP synthase subunit I: MLRPEQMSKVSVTGSKGVMPTVIETIHELNLVHLSDYDGSWDGFDNGNPIEGAEDASETLVTVRALESTLGISEEEMAPGRLPEDWESRLEEIRTQINDLDDQRNEVREQLRQVDDRIDRVAPFADLGIDLDLLSGYDSVDVLVGEGSVSEVEDALEEAENVRAFDTFTGGDVVAIVAAPADGKPAGTIDDALVGVEFSRHEIPETDRGPRAYVGELEDERRKLETRIDEIDAELERLKHDEGPFLRALEEELSIEVQRAEAPLLFATTDRAFISEGWIPTEQVADLESALRDAVGDSVEFEELERADYDGHGHAHEHGDEGDGGHGEDEAEAPTESPATKQQAATDGGTTAAGGAGGASGAVTMDDEPPVRLDNITPAKPFELMVKMVSQPKYSELDPTLFIFLTYPFAFGFMIGDIGYGILYMLMGWGAWKVFDSDAGKALGTIGIWAGVFTVVFGYLYDDIFGVHMSDIGIHLPLAGTLTKGLQTTEWAMLWILLSLVFGLIHLNLGLIAGFVNELSHGLKAAIYERFSWILAMNGLFIWIFTHNEAGSAGLPIDTTASETKPDFLVGTHPDAVLYEFFGFAGLPEIVGVVGLAMLFVGIVLVGIGEGVAGLLESPAWAFGHALSYLRMVAVLLAKGGMAFVVNLLVFGAWETEEGYMSFSFFQPPAAHDEAADITFEGLVWIGLEGSVLVMILALLAALLVFVLGHIVVLLLGITAAGIQMLRLEYVEFFQKFYEGGGEEYEPFGQESGPQQAQQAD; this comes from the coding sequence ATGCTCAGACCTGAGCAGATGAGCAAGGTCTCGGTGACCGGTTCCAAGGGCGTCATGCCCACGGTCATCGAGACGATCCACGAGCTGAACCTGGTCCACCTGTCGGACTACGACGGCTCCTGGGACGGATTCGACAACGGAAACCCGATCGAGGGGGCCGAAGACGCCTCCGAGACGCTGGTGACCGTTCGCGCACTCGAGAGTACGCTCGGAATCTCCGAGGAGGAGATGGCTCCCGGTCGACTTCCCGAGGACTGGGAGTCCCGGCTCGAAGAGATTCGCACGCAGATCAACGACCTCGACGACCAGCGCAACGAGGTCCGCGAGCAACTGCGACAGGTCGACGATCGGATCGATCGTGTCGCCCCGTTCGCCGACCTCGGGATCGACCTCGACTTGCTGTCGGGGTACGACTCCGTCGACGTTCTCGTCGGCGAGGGTTCCGTCTCCGAGGTCGAGGACGCACTCGAGGAGGCAGAGAACGTCCGGGCGTTCGACACGTTCACCGGCGGTGACGTCGTGGCCATCGTGGCCGCGCCGGCCGACGGCAAACCGGCGGGAACGATCGACGACGCCCTCGTCGGCGTCGAGTTCTCCCGTCACGAGATCCCCGAGACCGACCGCGGCCCGCGGGCCTACGTTGGCGAACTCGAGGACGAACGCCGCAAGCTCGAGACGCGCATCGACGAGATCGACGCCGAACTCGAGCGACTCAAACACGACGAGGGACCGTTCCTGCGGGCGCTCGAAGAGGAACTGAGTATCGAGGTCCAGCGCGCGGAAGCGCCGTTGCTGTTCGCGACGACCGACCGTGCGTTCATCTCCGAGGGCTGGATCCCGACCGAACAGGTCGCCGACCTCGAGTCTGCCCTTCGGGATGCCGTCGGCGACAGCGTCGAGTTCGAGGAACTCGAGCGCGCCGACTACGACGGGCACGGACACGCCCACGAGCACGGCGACGAGGGTGACGGTGGCCACGGCGAGGACGAAGCCGAGGCACCGACCGAGTCGCCCGCAACGAAACAGCAGGCGGCAACCGACGGCGGGACGACCGCTGCCGGTGGCGCTGGCGGCGCGTCAGGTGCGGTGACGATGGACGACGAGCCACCGGTCAGGCTCGACAACATCACGCCCGCGAAGCCGTTCGAGCTGATGGTGAAGATGGTCAGCCAGCCCAAGTACAGCGAACTCGATCCGACGCTGTTCATCTTCCTCACCTACCCGTTCGCGTTCGGCTTTATGATCGGTGACATCGGCTACGGTATCCTGTACATGCTGATGGGCTGGGGTGCCTGGAAAGTGTTCGATTCCGACGCCGGGAAGGCCCTGGGTACGATCGGTATCTGGGCCGGTGTGTTCACGGTCGTCTTTGGCTATCTGTACGACGACATCTTCGGCGTGCACATGAGCGATATCGGCATCCACCTGCCGCTCGCCGGGACGCTCACCAAGGGCCTGCAAACGACCGAATGGGCAATGCTGTGGATCCTGCTGAGCCTCGTGTTCGGTCTGATCCACCTCAACCTCGGCCTGATCGCCGGATTCGTCAACGAGCTCAGCCACGGGCTCAAGGCCGCCATCTACGAGCGGTTCTCGTGGATCCTCGCGATGAACGGCCTGTTCATCTGGATCTTCACGCACAACGAAGCTGGCTCGGCCGGCCTGCCCATCGACACGACCGCATCGGAGACGAAGCCAGACTTCCTCGTGGGGACGCATCCCGACGCCGTCCTCTACGAGTTCTTCGGTTTCGCTGGCCTCCCCGAGATCGTCGGTGTCGTCGGCCTCGCGATGCTCTTCGTGGGCATCGTGCTCGTCGGCATCGGTGAAGGGGTCGCCGGACTGCTCGAGTCGCCGGCGTGGGCGTTCGGTCACGCGCTCTCGTACCTCCGGATGGTCGCGGTCCTGCTCGCGAAAGGTGGGATGGCGTTCGTGGTCAACCTCCTGGTGTTCGGTGCCTGGGAGACCGAAGAAGGCTACATGAGCTTCTCGTTCTTCCAGCCGCCAGCGGCCCACGACGAAGCCGCCGACATCACCTTCGAGGGGCTCGTCTGGATCGGGCTCGAGGGCAGTGTGCTCGTGATGATCCTCGCCCTGCTGGCTGCACTCCTCGTGTTCGTCCTCGGCCACATCGTGGTCCTCCTGCTGGGGATCACCGCCGCAGGGATCCAGATGCTGCGTCTGGAGTACGTGGAGTTCTTCCAGAAGTTCTACGAGGGCGGCGGCGAAGAGTACGAACCGTTCGGTCAGGAATCTGGGCCACAGCAGGCTCAGCAGGCCGACTGA
- a CDS encoding V-type ATP synthase subunit E — MSLDTVVEDIRDEAHARAENIRDDGESRADEIVSAAEEDADELLEDAEADVEREIDQLREQRLSSAKLEAKQTRLEARRDVLGEVREQVEAELAGIEGGDREELTRALLESSSDEFDEGDDVRVYGRADDDELLESILDDEEFDDYEYAGEYDCLGGVVVESDQSRVRVNNTFDSVLEDVWEDNLREISNRLFEQ; from the coding sequence ATGAGTTTGGACACAGTCGTCGAAGACATCAGAGACGAAGCCCACGCGCGTGCGGAGAACATCCGCGACGACGGTGAGTCTCGCGCCGACGAGATCGTCTCGGCCGCCGAAGAGGACGCCGACGAGCTCCTCGAGGACGCCGAGGCCGACGTCGAACGCGAGATCGACCAGTTGCGTGAACAGCGACTCTCCAGTGCGAAACTGGAGGCGAAACAAACACGCCTGGAGGCACGCCGTGACGTCCTCGGCGAGGTCCGCGAACAGGTCGAAGCCGAACTCGCCGGCATCGAGGGCGGCGACCGGGAAGAACTGACCCGGGCGCTGCTCGAGTCCTCGAGCGACGAGTTCGACGAGGGCGACGACGTCCGCGTCTACGGTCGCGCTGACGACGACGAACTGCTCGAGTCGATCCTCGACGACGAGGAGTTCGACGACTACGAGTACGCCGGCGAGTACGACTGTCTCGGCGGCGTCGTCGTCGAGAGCGACCAGTCCCGCGTTCGCGTCAACAACACCTTCGACTCGGTGCTCGAGGACGTCTGGGAGGACAACCTCCGGGAGATCAGCAACCGACTCTTCGAGCAATGA
- a CDS encoding methyltransferase domain-containing protein, giving the protein MGILENKGRARLFYRYLSKVYDEINPFIWNEEMRTEALELLDLEDDMTVLDVGCGTGFATEGLLEHVDEVYAVDQSEHQLERAYAKFGKRAPPVHFHRGDAERLPFATDTFDVVWSSGSIEYWPNPVLALREFNRVLKPGGQVLVVGPNYPDNPVTQALADAIMLFYDEYEADRMFKRAGFEDVKHMFQGPSYEPEVAITTIARAPEN; this is encoded by the coding sequence ATGGGAATTCTCGAGAACAAGGGCCGGGCACGGCTGTTCTACAGGTACCTCTCGAAGGTGTACGACGAGATCAACCCCTTCATCTGGAACGAGGAGATGCGCACCGAGGCTCTCGAACTGCTCGACCTCGAGGACGACATGACCGTCCTCGACGTCGGCTGTGGCACCGGGTTCGCGACCGAGGGACTCCTCGAGCACGTCGACGAGGTGTACGCCGTCGACCAGAGCGAACACCAGCTCGAGCGCGCCTACGCGAAGTTCGGTAAGCGGGCACCGCCGGTGCACTTCCACCGCGGCGACGCAGAGCGCCTGCCGTTCGCGACCGACACGTTCGACGTCGTCTGGTCGTCCGGGTCGATCGAGTACTGGCCGAACCCCGTGCTCGCGCTCCGGGAGTTCAACCGCGTCCTGAAACCCGGCGGACAGGTGCTCGTCGTCGGGCCGAACTACCCCGACAACCCGGTCACGCAGGCGCTGGCCGACGCGATCATGCTCTTCTACGACGAGTACGAGGCCGACCGGATGTTCAAGCGCGCCGGTTTCGAGGACGTCAAACACATGTTCCAGGGGCCGTCCTACGAACCCGAAGTAGCGATCACGACGATCGCTCGCGCACCCGAGAACTGA
- the ahaH gene encoding ATP synthase archaeal subunit H, translating into MPRPEVLERIQSAEEEADEIVAEAEDDRDERIAEARERAEEIRSEAAQEARDLKEQRLEEAREEIDAECERVLEEGEAEREALAERARERVDEVTDHVVSLFQEDVHAQT; encoded by the coding sequence ATGCCGAGGCCAGAGGTTCTCGAACGAATACAGTCGGCGGAGGAAGAGGCCGACGAGATCGTCGCAGAGGCTGAAGACGACCGCGACGAGCGAATAGCCGAGGCCCGGGAACGTGCCGAGGAGATTCGTTCGGAAGCGGCACAGGAGGCGCGCGATCTCAAAGAACAACGACTCGAGGAGGCGCGCGAGGAGATCGACGCCGAGTGCGAACGCGTCCTCGAGGAGGGCGAGGCCGAGCGAGAAGCGCTCGCCGAGCGCGCCCGGGAGCGGGTCGACGAGGTGACCGATCACGTCGTATCCCTGTTCCAGGAGGACGTCCATGCTCAGACCTGA
- a CDS encoding V-type ATP synthase subunit F: MSQEIAVVGSPEFTTGFRLAGVRRFENVPDDEKGTDLDDAVTNVLDDEDVGIVVMHDDDLEYLSRNVRQTVETSVEPVVVTIGSGTGGGGLRDQIKRAIGIDLMEEDEQ; this comes from the coding sequence ATGAGCCAGGAAATCGCAGTCGTCGGCAGTCCGGAGTTCACGACCGGCTTTCGCCTCGCTGGCGTCCGCCGGTTCGAGAACGTCCCGGACGACGAGAAAGGCACAGACTTAGACGACGCCGTCACGAACGTTTTAGACGACGAGGACGTCGGCATCGTCGTGATGCACGACGACGACCTCGAGTACCTCTCGCGGAACGTCCGTCAGACCGTCGAAACGAGCGTCGAACCAGTCGTCGTCACCATCGGGAGCGGCACCGGCGGTGGCGGGCTGCGCGACCAGATCAAGCGGGCGATCGGTATCGACCTGATGGAGGAGGACGAACAATAA
- a CDS encoding type IV pilin: MFPDSILRTDCCHAEAPDSDGRAISPVLGVVLLLAITVCLAGVLAVALTSVSVGTAPATATFDLEADGETDEIRLEHVSGDEIDVRDLSIVVAVDGTDLTHQPPVPFVGADGFDGAPSGAFNEEADPVWRSGERVAFVLASTNDPVLESGDRVRVSLAVDGQQVARLETTAV; the protein is encoded by the coding sequence GTGTTCCCCGACTCGATCCTGCGAACGGATTGCTGCCACGCCGAAGCCCCGGATTCGGACGGGCGAGCGATCAGTCCCGTTCTCGGCGTCGTGCTCTTGCTCGCGATCACCGTCTGTCTCGCAGGGGTTCTCGCCGTCGCGCTGACGTCGGTGTCTGTCGGGACGGCACCCGCTACTGCGACGTTCGACCTCGAGGCCGACGGCGAGACGGACGAGATTCGACTCGAACACGTCTCTGGTGACGAGATCGACGTCCGCGACCTGTCGATCGTCGTCGCGGTCGACGGAACCGACCTTACCCATCAGCCGCCGGTTCCCTTCGTCGGGGCCGATGGATTCGACGGCGCGCCGAGCGGGGCGTTCAACGAGGAAGCAGACCCGGTCTGGCGAAGCGGCGAACGGGTCGCGTTCGTGCTCGCGAGTACGAACGATCCTGTCCTCGAGTCCGGCGACCGGGTGAGGGTGTCGCTGGCCGTCGACGGACAGCAGGTGGCGAGACTCGAGACGACGGCGGTGTGA
- a CDS encoding V-type ATP synthase subunit C, translated as MMRGASNTEYVSARVRARRAALFADEDYRKLVRMGPSGIARFMEESEYEREINELGARFSGVDLIEYALNRNLAKHFGDLLEWSEGRIYDLIARYLRKFDVWNVKTIIRGIYTETDPEEIRTDLIRAGELEDATLDQLVEVDTIEDVIEVLDGTTYHDPLEAAYSEYEESGTLVPLENALDREFYEHLLDDLGRPNEGPAANYVEFLQAEIDFRNARNALRLARSGADVDPASYYIEGGVLFDEGELRRLVTDTDELVDHIAENKRYGKRLSDALSRMREADSLIQFEHALDAALLQYADTLSSIYPVSVSSVISYILAKEREVENIRAIARGREVGLSESEIEEELVIL; from the coding sequence ATGATGCGAGGTGCCTCGAACACGGAATACGTCAGTGCTCGCGTTCGAGCACGGCGAGCGGCGCTGTTCGCCGACGAGGATTACCGCAAACTCGTCCGGATGGGACCGAGCGGCATCGCTCGGTTCATGGAAGAGTCGGAGTACGAACGCGAGATCAACGAACTCGGGGCACGCTTTTCGGGAGTCGATCTGATCGAGTACGCGCTGAACCGAAATCTCGCGAAACACTTCGGAGACCTCCTCGAGTGGTCCGAGGGTCGGATCTACGACCTGATCGCCCGATACCTGCGGAAGTTCGACGTCTGGAACGTCAAGACGATCATCCGCGGGATCTACACCGAAACCGATCCCGAGGAAATCCGGACGGACCTGATCCGCGCTGGCGAACTCGAGGACGCGACGCTCGACCAGCTGGTCGAGGTCGACACCATCGAGGACGTCATCGAGGTCCTCGACGGGACGACCTATCACGACCCGCTCGAGGCGGCCTACAGCGAGTACGAGGAGTCGGGCACGCTCGTGCCGCTCGAGAACGCACTCGACCGTGAGTTCTACGAGCACTTGCTCGACGACCTCGGTCGCCCCAACGAGGGGCCAGCGGCCAACTACGTCGAGTTCCTGCAGGCCGAGATCGACTTCCGGAACGCCCGGAACGCGCTACGGCTCGCTCGCAGTGGCGCCGACGTCGACCCGGCGAGCTACTACATCGAGGGTGGCGTGCTGTTCGACGAGGGCGAGCTTCGCAGGCTCGTCACCGATACCGACGAACTCGTCGATCACATCGCCGAGAACAAGCGCTACGGCAAGCGTCTCTCGGACGCCCTCTCGCGGATGCGGGAGGCCGACAGCCTGATCCAGTTCGAACACGCCCTCGACGCAGCCTTGCTCCAGTACGCCGACACGCTCTCGAGCATCTATCCGGTCTCGGTCTCGTCGGTCATCTCGTACATCCTCGCCAAGGAGCGCGAGGTCGAGAACATCCGCGCCATCGCGCGCGGTCGCGAGGTCGGGCTCTCCGAGAGTGAGATCGAAGAGGAGCTGGTGATCCTATGA
- a CDS encoding DUF7096 domain-containing protein: MTNATAPLLALLLVLSVPAVTLAAADPGGSHADADPVALSSPGDGPALHPSLTEASETTNRLSLVEPVETSYASHGADLGSTLAGSDSALRADHAQFTLADREFDEATETERAAMLESLEADLDDRIDDLESRERTAVREHAEGERSDAELLQVLVQNYHEAIALHDVLRTLEERSDEVADYSMSSGQQREYSRVLEFHQSSIQSDLAMRSAAVDSTEPFDVTIHTSQDGYRLSTIDDSTYRLETTRFDNWGSDSSDYFASINQSAADYAADRYPWAASLTTGGEPTHQVSAGSVQDVRFDLDELYLQAYIDSGTGEIHREHQELDVDALPTAERESWTGDGLELAIEATPADGPVEVTVTDADTGDPVAATITIDGQEVGETDAEGTHLFVPPIGEYELAAETDDGSVGATIDL, translated from the coding sequence ATGACCAACGCGACGGCTCCCCTCCTCGCGTTACTGCTCGTCCTGTCGGTCCCGGCGGTGACGCTGGCCGCGGCCGACCCGGGCGGGAGTCACGCCGACGCTGACCCCGTCGCCCTCTCCAGCCCTGGAGATGGGCCTGCCCTCCACCCCTCGCTGACCGAGGCGAGTGAAACGACCAACCGGCTGTCGCTGGTCGAGCCGGTCGAGACGTCCTACGCGTCCCACGGCGCCGACCTCGGATCGACGCTCGCGGGTTCTGATAGTGCGCTCCGGGCCGACCACGCCCAGTTCACGCTCGCCGACCGCGAGTTCGACGAGGCCACCGAGACCGAGCGAGCCGCGATGCTCGAGTCGCTCGAGGCCGACCTCGACGACCGTATCGACGACCTCGAGTCCCGCGAGCGAACGGCGGTTCGCGAACACGCCGAGGGCGAGCGATCGGATGCAGAACTCCTCCAGGTCCTCGTGCAAAACTACCACGAAGCTATCGCGTTACACGACGTCCTCAGGACGCTCGAAGAGCGGAGCGACGAGGTCGCTGACTACTCGATGAGCAGCGGACAACAGCGCGAATACAGCAGGGTGCTCGAGTTCCACCAGTCGTCGATACAGTCCGACCTCGCCATGCGCAGCGCTGCCGTCGACAGTACTGAACCGTTCGACGTAACGATCCACACCTCACAGGACGGCTATCGTCTGTCAACGATCGACGACTCGACGTATCGACTCGAGACGACGCGATTCGACAACTGGGGGTCTGACAGCTCTGATTACTTCGCCAGTATAAATCAGTCTGCCGCAGATTACGCGGCCGACCGCTACCCGTGGGCTGCTAGCTTGACCACTGGTGGTGAGCCGACCCACCAGGTCAGCGCCGGATCCGTCCAGGATGTCAGGTTCGACCTCGACGAACTCTACCTGCAGGCGTACATCGACTCGGGCACTGGCGAGATCCACCGGGAACATCAGGAACTCGACGTCGACGCGCTCCCGACAGCAGAACGCGAATCCTGGACCGGCGACGGCCTCGAACTGGCCATCGAAGCCACACCAGCAGACGGTCCAGTCGAAGTGACCGTCACCGACGCAGACACGGGCGACCCGGTAGCGGCGACGATCACGATCGACGGCCAGGAGGTCGGTGAAACGGACGCAGAGGGAACGCATCTGTTCGTTCCGCCGATCGGTGAGTACGAACTGGCCGCAGAGACCGACGACGGGAGCGTTGGCGCGACGATCGACCTGTAG
- a CDS encoding ATP synthase subunit A produces MSQAEDTQTVDEDGVIERVSGPVVTAADLDARMNDVVYVGDEGLMGEVIEIEGNLTTIQVYEETSGVGPGEPVENTGEPLSVDLGPGMLNAIYDGVQRPLDELEEKMDSAFLDRGVDAPGIDFEKEWEFEPTVSEGDVVEPGDVVGEVPETASITHKVMVPPDYEGGEISSIEEGEFTVDEVVAELDSGEEITMHQEWPVRKARPAEEKETPTIPLVSGQRILDGLFPIAKGGTAAIPGPFGSGKTVTQHQLAKWADADIVVYVGCGERGNEMTEVIEDFPELEDPKTGKPLMSRTCLIANTSNMPVAARESCIYTGITIAEYFRDMGYDVALMADSTSRWAEAMREISSRLEEMPGEEGYPAYLAASLSEFYERAGLFQNINGTQGSVSVIGAVSPPGGDFSEPVTQNTLRIVKTFWALDADLAERRHFPSINWNESYSLYRQQLDPWFRDNVAEDWPERRQWAVDVLDEEDELQEIVQLVGKDALPEDQQLTLEVARYLREAWLQQNAFHDVDTYCEPEKTYRMLGAIKTFNDEAFEALEAGVPVEEIADVDAAPRLNRMGTAEEYDEFINELESDLEEQIRSLY; encoded by the coding sequence ATGAGCCAGGCAGAAGACACACAGACCGTCGACGAAGACGGTGTAATCGAACGCGTGAGCGGTCCTGTCGTGACCGCCGCGGACCTCGACGCCCGGATGAACGACGTCGTCTACGTCGGTGACGAAGGGCTAATGGGCGAGGTCATCGAGATCGAAGGGAACCTGACCACCATTCAGGTATACGAGGAGACCTCGGGCGTCGGCCCCGGCGAACCCGTCGAGAACACGGGCGAGCCACTGAGCGTCGACCTCGGGCCGGGCATGCTGAACGCCATCTACGACGGCGTCCAGCGTCCACTCGACGAACTCGAGGAGAAGATGGACTCGGCGTTCCTCGACCGTGGGGTCGACGCGCCGGGAATCGACTTCGAGAAAGAGTGGGAGTTCGAACCCACCGTCTCGGAGGGTGACGTCGTCGAGCCGGGCGACGTCGTCGGCGAAGTGCCCGAGACCGCGAGTATCACCCACAAGGTGATGGTGCCGCCGGACTACGAGGGCGGCGAAATTTCCTCGATCGAAGAGGGCGAGTTCACCGTCGACGAGGTCGTCGCGGAACTCGACTCCGGCGAGGAGATCACGATGCACCAGGAGTGGCCGGTTCGAAAGGCCCGCCCCGCAGAAGAGAAGGAGACGCCGACGATCCCGCTCGTCTCGGGACAGCGGATCCTCGACGGGCTCTTCCCGATCGCCAAGGGTGGGACGGCCGCGATTCCCGGTCCGTTCGGCTCCGGGAAGACCGTCACCCAGCACCAGCTCGCGAAGTGGGCCGACGCCGACATCGTCGTCTACGTCGGCTGTGGCGAGCGCGGCAACGAGATGACCGAGGTCATCGAGGACTTCCCGGAACTCGAGGACCCGAAGACGGGCAAGCCGCTCATGTCCCGGACGTGTCTCATCGCGAACACGTCCAACATGCCTGTGGCAGCCCGTGAATCCTGCATCTACACCGGCATCACCATCGCGGAGTACTTCCGCGACATGGGCTACGACGTCGCGCTGATGGCCGACTCCACCTCCCGGTGGGCAGAGGCCATGCGTGAAATCTCGAGCCGACTCGAGGAGATGCCCGGTGAGGAGGGGTATCCCGCCTACCTCGCCGCGTCGCTCTCTGAGTTCTACGAGCGTGCCGGCCTGTTCCAGAACATCAACGGCACGCAGGGGTCGGTGTCGGTTATCGGTGCAGTCAGCCCGCCGGGCGGTGACTTCTCCGAGCCGGTCACCCAGAACACCCTGCGGATCGTCAAGACGTTCTGGGCGCTCGACGCCGACCTCGCGGAACGACGGCACTTCCCGTCGATCAACTGGAACGAGTCCTACTCGCTCTATCGCCAGCAGTTAGACCCCTGGTTCCGCGACAACGTCGCCGAGGACTGGCCGGAACGGCGCCAGTGGGCCGTCGACGTGTTAGACGAGGAGGACGAACTGCAAGAAATCGTCCAGCTCGTCGGCAAGGACGCCCTGCCGGAGGACCAGCAGCTGACCCTCGAGGTCGCTCGCTACCTCCGTGAAGCGTGGCTCCAGCAGAACGCGTTCCACGACGTCGACACCTACTGCGAACCGGAGAAGACCTACCGGATGCTCGGTGCGATCAAGACGTTCAACGACGAAGCGTTCGAGGCGCTCGAGGCGGGCGTCCCGGTCGAGGAGATCGCAGACGTCGACGCCGCACCGCGGCTCAACCGCATGGGCACCGCCGAGGAGTACGACGAGTTCATCAACGAACTCGAATCGGACCTCGAAGAACAGATTCGGAGTCTGTACTGA
- a CDS encoding helix-turn-helix transcriptional regulator, whose protein sequence is MRVPSTVTLALTALLVTSLLGSVAAAAPATGIAAQPVMEHESDQRYELTTHTSPQHESTATPLASQSTDAHLQTTASSDGAPLEPADPRQVIRIEVDETGDAHWTIESRFLVTDDEDERLFDEYATAVVEGERESVFEPELFDANVELASAATGREMAIQNAGWDQPRLEAPADDLEDDAEDDDVQVGVVSYSFTWTNFAAVEDDQIHFGDAFQTPGSEETWFPALVDGQRLEIERPPGYALDTATGLTWNGPHQFEPGDLEIVFVPSAGVSSAVGSWWIAAGVVGILLGAGGYVLLRYVRERSGIDLPNGLLPGILDRESNPPATTSDEAGTDDHRAASRPDDRRDPDAEPAHSSAADASTGTRIEYDEDLDDDVDLELLSDEERVHRLLRQNGGRMKQANIVKETGWSNAKVSQLLSKMDDDGEIEKLRIGRENLITLPEVDPTEVD, encoded by the coding sequence ATGCGGGTCCCCTCCACCGTTACGCTCGCCCTGACAGCCCTCCTCGTCACGTCACTTCTGGGGTCGGTGGCGGCTGCAGCACCCGCGACCGGTATCGCCGCCCAGCCGGTCATGGAACACGAGTCCGATCAGCGGTACGAACTGACTACCCACACCTCCCCCCAGCACGAGTCGACGGCGACACCGCTCGCCAGCCAGTCGACGGACGCCCACCTGCAAACGACCGCCTCGAGCGACGGGGCACCGCTCGAGCCGGCCGATCCCCGACAGGTGATCCGGATCGAAGTCGACGAAACTGGCGACGCCCACTGGACGATCGAGAGCCGGTTTCTCGTGACCGACGACGAGGACGAGAGACTGTTCGACGAGTACGCGACCGCGGTCGTCGAGGGCGAACGCGAGAGCGTCTTCGAGCCCGAACTCTTCGACGCCAACGTCGAACTCGCGTCGGCAGCGACGGGTCGCGAGATGGCGATCCAGAACGCCGGCTGGGATCAGCCCCGTCTCGAGGCACCCGCAGACGACCTCGAGGACGACGCCGAAGACGACGACGTGCAGGTCGGCGTCGTTTCGTACTCGTTCACGTGGACGAACTTCGCCGCCGTCGAGGACGACCAGATCCACTTCGGCGACGCGTTCCAGACCCCCGGCAGCGAGGAGACCTGGTTCCCCGCACTGGTCGACGGCCAGCGCCTCGAGATCGAACGCCCGCCGGGCTACGCGCTGGACACCGCGACGGGCCTCACCTGGAACGGGCCCCACCAGTTCGAACCCGGCGACCTCGAGATCGTCTTCGTCCCGAGTGCCGGCGTCTCCTCGGCGGTTGGATCGTGGTGGATCGCCGCCGGTGTCGTCGGCATCCTTCTCGGCGCTGGTGGATACGTCCTCCTGCGCTATGTCCGCGAGCGCAGCGGGATCGACCTCCCGAACGGTCTGCTTCCGGGAATTCTCGATCGAGAGTCGAATCCTCCCGCTACGACCAGCGACGAGGCAGGGACCGACGACCACCGGGCCGCCAGTAGACCGGACGACCGTCGCGACCCCGACGCGGAACCAGCCCACTCCAGCGCAGCCGACGCATCGACCGGCACCCGGATCGAATACGACGAGGATCTGGACGACGACGTCGACCTCGAGCTGTTGAGCGACGAAGAGCGCGTCCACCGGTTGCTCAGGCAAAACGGTGGCCGAATGAAACAGGCCAACATCGTCAAAGAGACCGGCTGGTCGAACGCCAAGGTCTCCCAGTTGCTCTCGAAGATGGACGACGACGGCGAAATCGAGAAGCTCCGAA